GAGCGCCGAGAGGTTCGCACTGGCATCCGCGACGTTGTTCGAGATGCCGTCCACCTTCTTGAGCTGCTCATTGGTCGTGGTGACGGTGGCCGTCACCTCCGTCATGAGGGGCTGGGCGCCGTCGCTCAGCTCCTTGATGGAATCCCGGATCTCGTCCAGCACCTTGCCCAGCTTGAGGATGGGCACTGCGAGGAAGAGGACCAACAGCAGGAAGACTCCGGCTGCGATGAGACCGGCAATGTCACCGCCACTCATGACTTTTCTCCTTGAGGTTCGTGGACAAGCACGTGTCCTACCTTATCGCCCGTG
This portion of the Arthrobacter woluwensis genome encodes:
- a CDS encoding DUF948 domain-containing protein gives rise to the protein MSGGDIAGLIAAGVFLLLVLFLAVPILKLGKVLDEIRDSIKELSDGAQPLMTEVTATVTTTNEQLKKVDGISNNVADASANLSALSSLISATVGGPLIKVAAFSHGVRSALSARKQGSQRPAGRRSR